The Manis javanica isolate MJ-LG chromosome 2, MJ_LKY, whole genome shotgun sequence genome contains a region encoding:
- the TRMO gene encoding tRNA (adenine(37)-N6)-methyltransferase isoform X1 has product MRGLEEPGPRPTATPCGCVKPALETGNLLTEPIGYLESCFSTKNGTPRQPSICSHSRACLRIRKSIFNNPEHSLMGLEQFSHVWILFVFHKNGHLSCKAKVQPPRLNGAKTGVFSTRSPHRPNAIGLTLAKLEKVEGGAIYLSGIDMIHGTPVLDIKPYIADYDSPQNLIEPLGDFNLQNNQYTPETMSPSDGKSASCEQQQLSGCDEPQPNSCIKEKPECPEDRTSGENYVKHNMAKIQQNSPNYMERTADFESRSDQSMSVAEEQIGPYCLEKSFSEEGTEKRLRRQEEAAVPEGNNAEVQPTALHCPSRVSDASVVPAWVREAPVATLEVRFTPHAEMDLRHLSSEDVSRASFKYFQSAEEAKHAIEAVLSADPRSVYRRKLCQDRLFYFTVDTAHVTCWFGDGFAEVVRIKPVSEPV; this is encoded by the exons GGAATCTTTTAACTGAGCCAATTGGCTATTTGGAATCTTGTTTCTCCACCAAGAATGGTACTCCAAGGCAGCCATCCATTTGTAGCCATTCACGGGCTTGTCTGAGGATTAGAAAGAGCATCTTTAATAATCCTGAACATTCCTTGATGGGCTTAGAACAATTTTCTCATGTTTG gattttgtttgtttttcacaaAAACGGTCATTTGAGCTGTAAGGCCAAAGTGCAGCCTCCCAGGCTGAATGGTGCAAAGACTGGAGTTTTCTCCACAAGGAGCCCGCATCGTCCCAATGCAATAGGACTGACCCTGGCCAAGCTGGAAAAGGTAGAAg GTGGAGCAATATACCTTTCTGGAATTGACATGATTCATGGCACACCCGTACTTGACATAAAGCCCTACATAGCTGATTATGACTCACCACAAAATTTGATTGAGCCTCTAGGGGACTTTAATTTACAGAATAATCAATATACACCAGAAACCATGTCCCCATCTGATGGCAAGAGTGCCAGCTGTGAACAACAACAGCTCTCAGGGTGTGATGAACCACAACCCAACAGTTGCATTAAGGAGAAACCTGAATGTCCTGAAGACAGAACTTCAGGAGAAAACTACGTGAAACACAACATGGCAAAAATCCAGCAAAACTCACCTAACTACATGGAGAGAACAGCAGATTTTGAATCAAGAAGTGATCAGAGTATGAGTGTAGCAGAAGAGCAAATTGGCCCATATTGCCTGGAGAAGAGCTTTTCagaggaaggtacagaaaaaAGGCTTAGAAGACAGGAAGAGGCAGCAGTCCCAGAAGGAAACAATGCAGAGGTGCAGCCCACGGCTCTTCACTGCCCTTCCAGGGTGTCTGACGCCAGTGTGGTACCTGCCTGGGTGAGAGAGGCCCCTGTGGCCACCTTGGAAGTCCGGTTTACTCCTCATGCAGAGATGGACCTTAGGCACCTCAGTTCAGAAG ATGTCAGTCGagcttcatttaaatattttcaatcaGCAGAGGAAGCAAAGCATGCCATTGAGGCTGTGTTGTCAGCTGACCCTCGGTCTGTATATCGACGGAAGCTCTGCCAGGATCGCCTCTTCTACTTCACTGTAGATACAGCACATGTAACTTGCTGGTTTGGTGATGGCTTTGCAGAGGTTGTAAGGATCAAGCCAGTTTCTGAGCCTGTATAG
- the TRMO gene encoding tRNA (adenine(37)-N6)-methyltransferase isoform X2 — protein MGLEQFSHVWILFVFHKNGHLSCKAKVQPPRLNGAKTGVFSTRSPHRPNAIGLTLAKLEKVEGGAIYLSGIDMIHGTPVLDIKPYIADYDSPQNLIEPLGDFNLQNNQYTPETMSPSDGKSASCEQQQLSGCDEPQPNSCIKEKPECPEDRTSGENYVKHNMAKIQQNSPNYMERTADFESRSDQSMSVAEEQIGPYCLEKSFSEEGTEKRLRRQEEAAVPEGNNAEVQPTALHCPSRVSDASVVPAWVREAPVATLEVRFTPHAEMDLRHLSSEDVSRASFKYFQSAEEAKHAIEAVLSADPRSVYRRKLCQDRLFYFTVDTAHVTCWFGDGFAEVVRIKPVSEPV, from the exons ATGGGCTTAGAACAATTTTCTCATGTTTG gattttgtttgtttttcacaaAAACGGTCATTTGAGCTGTAAGGCCAAAGTGCAGCCTCCCAGGCTGAATGGTGCAAAGACTGGAGTTTTCTCCACAAGGAGCCCGCATCGTCCCAATGCAATAGGACTGACCCTGGCCAAGCTGGAAAAGGTAGAAg GTGGAGCAATATACCTTTCTGGAATTGACATGATTCATGGCACACCCGTACTTGACATAAAGCCCTACATAGCTGATTATGACTCACCACAAAATTTGATTGAGCCTCTAGGGGACTTTAATTTACAGAATAATCAATATACACCAGAAACCATGTCCCCATCTGATGGCAAGAGTGCCAGCTGTGAACAACAACAGCTCTCAGGGTGTGATGAACCACAACCCAACAGTTGCATTAAGGAGAAACCTGAATGTCCTGAAGACAGAACTTCAGGAGAAAACTACGTGAAACACAACATGGCAAAAATCCAGCAAAACTCACCTAACTACATGGAGAGAACAGCAGATTTTGAATCAAGAAGTGATCAGAGTATGAGTGTAGCAGAAGAGCAAATTGGCCCATATTGCCTGGAGAAGAGCTTTTCagaggaaggtacagaaaaaAGGCTTAGAAGACAGGAAGAGGCAGCAGTCCCAGAAGGAAACAATGCAGAGGTGCAGCCCACGGCTCTTCACTGCCCTTCCAGGGTGTCTGACGCCAGTGTGGTACCTGCCTGGGTGAGAGAGGCCCCTGTGGCCACCTTGGAAGTCCGGTTTACTCCTCATGCAGAGATGGACCTTAGGCACCTCAGTTCAGAAG ATGTCAGTCGagcttcatttaaatattttcaatcaGCAGAGGAAGCAAAGCATGCCATTGAGGCTGTGTTGTCAGCTGACCCTCGGTCTGTATATCGACGGAAGCTCTGCCAGGATCGCCTCTTCTACTTCACTGTAGATACAGCACATGTAACTTGCTGGTTTGGTGATGGCTTTGCAGAGGTTGTAAGGATCAAGCCAGTTTCTGAGCCTGTATAG
- the TRMO gene encoding tRNA (adenine(37)-N6)-methyltransferase isoform X3 → MIHGTPVLDIKPYIADYDSPQNLIEPLGDFNLQNNQYTPETMSPSDGKSASCEQQQLSGCDEPQPNSCIKEKPECPEDRTSGENYVKHNMAKIQQNSPNYMERTADFESRSDQSMSVAEEQIGPYCLEKSFSEEGTEKRLRRQEEAAVPEGNNAEVQPTALHCPSRVSDASVVPAWVREAPVATLEVRFTPHAEMDLRHLSSEDVSRASFKYFQSAEEAKHAIEAVLSADPRSVYRRKLCQDRLFYFTVDTAHVTCWFGDGFAEVVRIKPVSEPV, encoded by the exons ATGATTCATGGCACACCCGTACTTGACATAAAGCCCTACATAGCTGATTATGACTCACCACAAAATTTGATTGAGCCTCTAGGGGACTTTAATTTACAGAATAATCAATATACACCAGAAACCATGTCCCCATCTGATGGCAAGAGTGCCAGCTGTGAACAACAACAGCTCTCAGGGTGTGATGAACCACAACCCAACAGTTGCATTAAGGAGAAACCTGAATGTCCTGAAGACAGAACTTCAGGAGAAAACTACGTGAAACACAACATGGCAAAAATCCAGCAAAACTCACCTAACTACATGGAGAGAACAGCAGATTTTGAATCAAGAAGTGATCAGAGTATGAGTGTAGCAGAAGAGCAAATTGGCCCATATTGCCTGGAGAAGAGCTTTTCagaggaaggtacagaaaaaAGGCTTAGAAGACAGGAAGAGGCAGCAGTCCCAGAAGGAAACAATGCAGAGGTGCAGCCCACGGCTCTTCACTGCCCTTCCAGGGTGTCTGACGCCAGTGTGGTACCTGCCTGGGTGAGAGAGGCCCCTGTGGCCACCTTGGAAGTCCGGTTTACTCCTCATGCAGAGATGGACCTTAGGCACCTCAGTTCAGAAG ATGTCAGTCGagcttcatttaaatattttcaatcaGCAGAGGAAGCAAAGCATGCCATTGAGGCTGTGTTGTCAGCTGACCCTCGGTCTGTATATCGACGGAAGCTCTGCCAGGATCGCCTCTTCTACTTCACTGTAGATACAGCACATGTAACTTGCTGGTTTGGTGATGGCTTTGCAGAGGTTGTAAGGATCAAGCCAGTTTCTGAGCCTGTATAG